The following are encoded in a window of bacterium SCSIO 12643 genomic DNA:
- a CDS encoding RidA family protein, with protein MSSDKINASNAPKPVGAYPHARQVGNLLFLSGVGPRTAGSDGTDSKVPGLKVNANGHFEEFDFEAQCHSVFNNVRAVLEASGSKWENLVDVTVFLVDMKRDFLTFNRIYAEYFSDVQPCRTTVEINALPTPIAIELKCIATI; from the coding sequence ATGAGTTCAGATAAAATAAATGCTTCAAATGCTCCAAAACCAGTAGGAGCTTATCCTCACGCCCGTCAAGTTGGAAATTTATTGTTTTTATCTGGTGTAGGACCAAGAACTGCAGGTTCTGATGGAACAGATTCAAAAGTACCAGGGTTAAAGGTGAATGCAAATGGTCATTTTGAAGAGTTTGATTTCGAAGCACAATGTCATTCTGTTTTTAACAATGTAAGAGCAGTATTGGAAGCTTCAGGTTCGAAATGGGAAAACCTGGTGGATGTTACCGTTTTTCTTGTGGATATGAAAAGAGATTTCTTAACCTTTAATCGAATTTATGCGGAATATTTCTCAGACGTTCAGCCGTGCAGAACTACAGTAGAAATTAATGCATTGCCAACTCCAATTGCGATAGAGCTAAAGTGTATTGCTACGATATAA